Sequence from the Gimesia sp. genome:
CTACGACGACTTCACCATTCTGGATTGGGGCACCTTCGACACCGTTCGAGTCACATTAAGATTCGATCAGACAGCCAACTCGCCTGTCTCATTGTTCTTCGCCCGCATCCTGGGAATTAACGAATCCGCCGTTCGCGCCTCTTCAACGGCCATCCTGCAGAAGGGCAGCCTGCTGACACCAGGCGTCGGGGTTCTCCCCTTTACCATCCCCAAGTCGGAATGGGATAACACCGAGTTGGGGGATGTCTGGAGCATCTACGGCGATGGTCGGTTGGAAGACAACATCGGAGCCCCGATCCCCGGGAACTGGGGGACCCTCGATATCGGCGGGAGTCTGAACAGTACCGACGACATGCGGGACCAGATTCTAAACGGCTTAAGGCAGTATGACCTCGACGCGCTGCATACGCAGGGGCGTATTCCTTCGAATGAATACATTGACAGCCGGGTTCCATTATACATGTCAGGCGACCCGGGGCTCTCTTCCGGTCTGAAGCTGGCCATCAATGCCATCGAAGGCCAGAAACGTCTGATTCCCGTGTATGATTCCGCGGACAGCGGTGGCAGCCACGTGGAATTCCACGTCGTGGGCTGGGCGGTCTGTGAAGTCATCGACTCACACTGGGGTGGGGAAAAAAATACTTATCTGCGTATCAAGAAGTCGCATCTTTACGATGCCCTGTTGAAGCCACAGACCGATCTGAGCATTACTACGGATCTTGTGGAAGGGGCCTTCGCTGCTCCGGCGATGGTGGAATGAGCCCGGACGAGATAGCTCGGAACTGAGAGGCCCGGGGTGGGATGCTTTAATGCTTCCGGGAGGGGCATCAGGCTCCCACCCTTTTTATTTTTTCCAGTGCTCGCTATTGTCTGCTTTATGTATCAGGAAC
This genomic interval carries:
- a CDS encoding pilus assembly protein TadG-related protein — its product is MRVHRTVIAKDRQRRNRKGAIAVFTAVLMVPLLGMVAFTVDYGYLLKKRADLQRAADAAVLAAVRDLLPDADGYQDLVKVRARVREYVAYNLKDIPDFAVLDSDIEIGRYDPSSVYDDFTILDWGTFDTVRVTLRFDQTANSPVSLFFARILGINESAVRASSTAILQKGSLLTPGVGVLPFTIPKSEWDNTELGDVWSIYGDGRLEDNIGAPIPGNWGTLDIGGSLNSTDDMRDQILNGLRQYDLDALHTQGRIPSNEYIDSRVPLYMSGDPGLSSGLKLAINAIEGQKRLIPVYDSADSGGSHVEFHVVGWAVCEVIDSHWGGEKNTYLRIKKSHLYDALLKPQTDLSITTDLVEGAFAAPAMVE